In the genome of Rhodothermales bacterium, the window ACGGGGACCGGCTGGGGCTCAGTCCAGGTCAGAGCAAGCCCGCCGTGGATGCCCTCTATACCCGCGCCTGGGACGTCGTGACGTCGGAGGGGGATCGCCGCCTCGACCGGAGATCGTTCCTCGAGACGTTCGAGGAGGCGACGGCCGTGCTCACGCCGAGGTCGGTCCTCGCGGCCCCGGGTGGGGGGAGCGGGGCACTGGCTGCACGCGTGGAGCGAGTCCTTAGCGATTCCGCAACGGTCCTGGTCCGCACCCCAGTGGCTCGGGCGGGCCTCGTTCATGACGTCCGTCGGCAGCTCGCAGGCTCTGAGATCCTCGCCCTCACGGGGTCCTCCGGCATGGGAAAGTCCACCCTCGCCGCACTCGTCGCCGAGGCTGGAGGGGCATGGGTCCGGCTCGACCTGAGGGGAAAGGGGGAGGCGGACGCGGCGGACCTCTTCGACCTCGCCATGCTCGCAGTCGAGCAGCTCCCGGAAGGCTGCGCCGTGGTCGTAGACGATATGCCCGCGGCTGATGCAGGTCGCCTCGATCGGCCTTTGACCGGGCTCGTCCGTGCCGTTCAGAGGAGGGGAGGGCGGGTCCTCGTCACGTCGCAGACACCCATTCCCGACGCGGTCCTCGCGGCTGTAGGGAAGAGCAGCGCTCAAGCACACGTCGAGGTCCCCCCCCTCTCTGCCGACGAGCTGCGGGAGCTGTGTGCCGCTCACGGATGCCCGGACGATCGTGCGGGACAGTGGGCTCGGGTCATCGAGATCCAAACCAGTGGGCACCCGCAACTCGCCGCCGCCCACGCGCGCAACCTCGCCGAACGAGGGTGGGGGCGCGTCGCCGCCGCCGACCTCTTCGGGACACCGCCGCCCATCGAGCGGGTCAAGAGGGAAGCGCGGCGTCGCCTCGTCGCCCAACTCGACCAGCTCGACGCAGCCGCTCTCGCGTACCGCCTCAGCGTCTACGTCGGACCGTTCACGAGGGCGCAGGCCCTCCGCTTCGCCGGGACCACACCCGCAATCCCCATGGCGGGCGCGGCCCTCGACATCCTGACGGGGCCGTGGCTGGAACGTGTGGACGACGAACACCTCCGAGTCTCGCCGCTCCTAGGGAAGAGCTACGCAAGCCAGTTCGACTCCGCTACCGTGAAGCGGCTCCAGCACGCCGCTGCCCTCTCGTTCCTCGAACCGACGCTCACTCCCCGGGCCCTGAACGGGCTCCTCTTGCACGGGCTTGCAGGGGAGTGCGACGAGGCGCTCATCGCGGCTTTCCAATCCGTAACGCACCTCGATGAGGACGCGTTCGGGGCCCTGGCTGAGTGGATCTCCTGGCTGGCCTACGCAGCTACGGATGGCGAGCCAAGACCGCTCTACCCCCCTGATCCTCTCGTCAGCCTCTTCCTCCGACAACTCCAGGTCCGGGTGTCGCTCGCACTCGGGAAAGAGGACGCGGCTGTCGCGGCTATCCAGGCTGCGCTGCTGGAGTTGGACGCGGCCGGAACGGTCGGCGTCGCGCTCACTTCCGAGATGCTCCGATATCAGTTCGCGTCCCAGGCCGTGCTCGCCGTCGAAGGCCCCGAGCACCTCCCCTTCATTCTCCGGCAAGCCGCGACGGTCGCCCGGATCGCGGAAGATGGTCTGCTCCGGGAGATGGAAGCCGCTGCCGAGCGTGCGGGGCTCTTGTCTCCACCGTTTGACGAGAACGCCGAGATAGGCTCGCTGGACGATGTCGTCGGGCCTACGATGAGCGTGCTGGCCGTCCGCATCCGGACGGCGAAACACCTAGATCTTTTGCTGGACGCCGTCGAACAGGAGCCCGTGCTCGAACGGACCCTCGCCCCCCTCTTTAGAGACGATGTACCCGCATCGGCTGCGGTCACCGATGGCACTTGGCTTTCCGCATCGCGCGAAGACGAAGCCGGTGGCGAAGTGGATTGGGACGCTGTGGTTGCGACCCTTCAAAGGACCATCGGATACGCTAGGGCTCAAGGGTTCAGCGCGCTCGGTACGTGCGCTCGGCGTTCGCTGGCAACGGTGCTTCGGGAATACCTCCACGACCGTGACGCGGCGCTCGCTGTCCTCGATGGAGGCGACTCCGGGCGCCCCGAGCTGGAGGAGTACAGAGCGAAAATGCTTGTGCTCGACGGAGAGCACGAAGCCGCTCTCGATGTGTACCGCCGGGTCCTACCCCGATGGGCATCGGGCATCGGGCGGGCGAACACGATGCGAGCATACGCCTATCAGGATGCCGTCCGCTCGGCCGGGATGGTCGGACGATGGGAGGAGGCCGCTCGCCTGGCTGAGCGGGGGGCGGCCGTCGCGGACGAAGAACTCGCTGGCATCTCGTCGCCGCTTCCGACCGGATACAGGGCGGATCGGGCCTTTGCCTTGTACAGAGCCGGTCGGTACTCCGAATCGATCGCAGCGTTTACGCAGGTTTTAGAAGCACTCGACGACGCTCCGGCGCAACAGGGTTTCGGTGTGCTCCGAGGGAGGGTCGGTCACACGCTCGTTCTAATCGAGCAGGAGCTGACCCACCAGCCTGCGCCGGAGGGGTATGCCGCTCCGTATGTCGGGGTGTTCAGCCGGCCCGAACCCGACCATGCCGACTTTGAAGCCCCCGCTTCCCCGGTCTTGGTATGGGGAAGGCTTGCTCACATCGAGGATCTCGTTGGAGTCGAGGTAGGGGTCACCGAGAAATTCCTCTTGATGTCCGAGGGAAAGGAGGACCGTCTGGTAGCTCACGACCGGGCTCAGAGAATCACGGTGGCTGCGATTAAGTCGGGAGATCCGGACCTCATCGGGACGATCCACGAGTCGTTCAGGCGCGCTGCGCTCGGCGCTGGGCGTCCGGAGAACGAGGCGGACCGGTTCCGTTATGAGGTGGCGCGAACCGCCTTCGGCCTCGCGAGCATTGCAGCGGCGGCCGAGCGACGCCTTCACGCGCTCCCTGTTGCCGCTTGGGTGGAGGACGCGCTGAGTCGGCTCGGTCCTGCAGATGAAGGCACACGCGCTGTCCGGCGGTGGGAGGAAACCGCGCGTCTCGCGTCGAGCCTTGAGCGGGGGGACCGCCGCGCAGCCCCGCTGCTCCGGCAGCGGATGGTTAACGACGGAGAAGACGCGGCCAATCGAGCGACAGCGGCAGCAGCTCTCGCATTGCACTCCGAGGATCCTGACACCCGCTTCTATGCGAAGACGACGGTTCTACAGTTTGCCCTGATCCAAGTGTTCAGCGAGGAGTTCGGTCCTAGTGTCGCGGCGATCGTCACAGGGGATCGTTGCCACGGGTATCGAGGGGCGGCTCAGTCGCTGCTCTCCATGGAAACACGTGTAAGGTTATCGGAGGGCGTTCGTGGGCTGCTAGCGGACATCGCTCGAAGGGCGAGCATCCATGAACACATCGAGTCGTAGCTGCTCGTCGCGCTCGAGACCCCCGTATGCTCCGCCGAATCGGTCGTCCTCGAACAGGCTGATGAGCCCGCTCGTACGGTGCACCTACTTGGCCCTGGAGGACGCTGGACAGCGGAGGAGCTCGCCTAAGAGGCCCGTCGGTGCGCGACTCCTCATCGGAGCGCCCCATCAAAGACGAAGATGAGTTCGGAGACGAAGTTGAGTGGGGCTTTGGCACGGCGAGAGGGCAGGAGGCCGAGGTTGTCGTAGGCACCTACGGGCGGAGCCTGACAGGGGTGTCACCACGCTTGTATTTCTCGCAACGCACGGCGAGGTTCGAATTGACCGACCGCCGCGTGATCTTGCAGAATGCCCCCTGATCCGAGAAGCTGTCCCAACTCACCGCGCCGTATCGACACAGGAAGCAGTTGCGGACGGGGAACCCCTTCTCCTGCGCCTCCGCCAACAGGTCGACGTACACCGAACCGGCACGATCCAGCGTCAGACCGTACTCCTCTACGTGCCGCGGCTCGAACAATCGCGCGTAGGTGATCTTCTTCCCGAGCCGCTTGCGCCACACGACGAGCTCGGGCAACGTCTCCTGCTTCAGGATACTCTTCCCGCTCTCGTACACGATGAGTGCGAAGAACACCCGGGAGCCGCACGCGCACTCGGCATCGACGACCTCGGCGGGCTGAGGAGCGAACCCTACGAAGCGGGCCTCCTTTTCGCTCAGGTGCCGCGCGCGGATGCGCACGATGTCCTCCTCGCGCTCGACCGGGATCTCGATGATCCGCTCGCCCGACGCCTGCTTCGGCTCCGAGAGGAAGTGCGTCACGGCGATCTCGACGTAGAGCTTCCGCTCCGGATCGTCCTGGCTAAAGAGGAGGAGGTCGGGGACGAACGCCCCGTCCCGCTTCTCCATCCGTACGCCGTTGTAGTACCGCGTGAGATCGAACGTCCGCTCTGCCGTCCCGTGATCGCACCGCCTCCGCAGCAACGACCGAAACTTGGTGCAGACGCGCGGGTGCGTGAGCGTGATCGAGAACGGGTCGCCCGACGCCAGGCACGCGAGGTACGTCTCACGGAAGACCTCCTTCCCGAGCCGGTGGAGGTACGTCTCCGGCGCGCAGGTCGTCCCCGGCTTGTGCGCGAAGTGCTTCGCCTTCTTTTTCCCGAGAACCTTCGCGACGAGCTCGGCCTCGCACCCCAGACACCGGAACGGCTCCGCCCACGCCTCCCGCTCCGCCAAGAGCACCTCAGCGCTGACGACGGCATCCGCGGCATCGCGCGCGTAGAGGTACTGGACAGACCGTGGTGACATCGCAGAGGCTTTGGGTTGAGCGAGGTATCGACGTAGCGAAGGGCACACTAAAAGGTCCAGGCGTTGCGTCGAGGGAATGACGCCTACTGAGCGAGCCCTATGGGCAGGCATGTTACCTTGGTATAAATGACCATATGCCAGCAAGTTGGCACCCAGGTACCCTAAGTACCACCGAGCCCTTGCACGTGCCCCTCCGCTTCGTCCTTTCTGAAGCCAGAGAGATGCAGCGCCGTCACCTACGTACTCACGCCCCCGTGACGCTATGGACACGCAGCCCGCGCAGCCTCTCCCGGTCCTGCTGGCAACCGACCCGCTCGCCGCCGACCCGTTCACGGGCGACTTCGCCCTCTGCCTCTCCGGGGGCGGCTACCGCGCCGCCGCCTTCCACCTCGGCGTGCTCGACGTGCTCACCCGCCTCGGCCTCGCCGATCGCATCCGCACGCTCTCGACCATCTCGGGCGGGACGATCATCGGGGCGGCCTACGCGCTGAGCCGGACGCGGGATGAGCCCTTCGACGTGTTCTATGCCCGGTCCTACGAGGCGCTCCGGACCCGCAACGTCGTAGCGGAGGCCTTCGACCGGCTCCACGAAGCTCCGGCCGGACTCGAGGAGGGAGAGGGTCGAGGCCACCCCGTCCCGAGCCTCATCCGCGCCGCCGCCACCGTCTACGCCGACAGCGACTTCGTAGGTGACGCCACGCTCGGGGACCTGGCGGGCAGCCCGAAGACGCCCGACGAGCTCATCTTTAGCGCGACGGAGTTCCGGGGCGGCCGGGCCTTCCGCTTCCAGACCAGCCGACGAGCGCCGGGCTACGTGGGCAGCAGCGGCGACCTAAGGATCCCCGACCCGCTGTGGCGGCAGATCCGCCTCGCGGACGTCGTCGCGGCGTCGTCCTGCTTCCCCATCGCGTTCGAGCCGATCCTCTTCCCGGACGACTTCGCATGGACGGAGCCGCTGCCGGCCGTGCGCGATGCGCTCGGCGACGGCTACCGGACGCCGCTCCCGCTCATGGACGGCGGGGTCTACGACAACCAGGGCGTCGACGGCATCACCACCGTGTACAGGCGGAGCGGCGTAGAACTCGGCTGGCTCCTAGTCTCCGACAGCAGCCCCGAGCGCGGGTCCGAGGCGTTCTACACCCCCCAGGCGGAGGCCGAGAAGTCAGGGGGCCTCCCGCTCAAAGCGGTGCCTCGTCTCGCTGTGGCCCTGCTCGTGGTCGCCGTGCTGTCGATCGGGAGCCTCGGGGTGGACCTCGTGCGCGAGGTGCAAGC includes:
- a CDS encoding competence protein CoiA family protein translates to MSPRSVQYLYARDAADAVVSAEVLLAEREAWAEPFRCLGCEAELVAKVLGKKKAKHFAHKPGTTCAPETYLHRLGKEVFRETYLACLASGDPFSITLTHPRVCTKFRSLLRRRCDHGTAERTFDLTRYYNGVRMEKRDGAFVPDLLLFSQDDPERKLYVEIAVTHFLSEPKQASGERIIEIPVEREEDIVRIRARHLSEKEARFVGFAPQPAEVVDAECACGSRVFFALIVYESGKSILKQETLPELVVWRKRLGKKITYARLFEPRHVEEYGLTLDRAGSVYVDLLAEAQEKGFPVRNCFLCRYGAVSWDSFSDQGAFCKITRRSVNSNLAVRCEKYKRGDTPVRLRP
- a CDS encoding patatin-like phospholipase family protein, which gives rise to MDTQPAQPLPVLLATDPLAADPFTGDFALCLSGGGYRAAAFHLGVLDVLTRLGLADRIRTLSTISGGTIIGAAYALSRTRDEPFDVFYARSYEALRTRNVVAEAFDRLHEAPAGLEEGEGRGHPVPSLIRAAATVYADSDFVGDATLGDLAGSPKTPDELIFSATEFRGGRAFRFQTSRRAPGYVGSSGDLRIPDPLWRQIRLADVVAASSCFPIAFEPILFPDDFAWTEPLPAVRDALGDGYRTPLPLMDGGVYDNQGVDGITTVYRRSGVELGWLLVSDSSPERGSEAFYTPQAEAEKSGGLPLKAVPRLAVALLVVAVLSIGSLGVDLVREVQARGIAWGHDLLVYGVPIALALGTALLVVFAGLKAQDLMRYARNETGVDPWPTLREVSVRDLVHLVRSRLGSFTALTANVFMKRIRGLIQAVLSQGEGYKDRVAFNLIYDLGRNRPTLYGDHPELEPTAALVALARRSNALGTTLWFDREDDLRDLVACGQATACFTVLEFLAETYGYGPSLSDRASSDADEEHVEAKRVLTAAEPLWARLKDDPMALLRERGEGRGPAKPIDR